A stretch of the Staphylococcus sp. NRL 16/872 genome encodes the following:
- a CDS encoding lipoate--protein ligase, with product MYLIEPIRNGQYIDDGAVNLAMQVYVNNHIFLDEDILLPYYCQPKVEIGRFQNTAVEINQDYVDDNDIKVVRRDTGGGAVYVDDGAVNVCCILEQDTSIYGDFQRFYRPAIQALHNLGATDVIQSGRNDLALNDKKISGAAMTILNNRIYGGYSLLLDVDYEAMVKVLKPNRKKIESKGIKSVRARVGQIRDSLDPKYKDITIEEFKNLIITQIMGIDDIKDAKRYELTDEDWAGIDKLVAEKYDNWEWNYGRSPRYEYNRNDRFNCGTIDITLSIEHNRIAECRIYGDFFGQGNIHDVEDHLVGTRMVKADLLERLNNIDLNFYFGNITAEEFTDFILS from the coding sequence ATGTATTTAATAGAACCTATTCGAAATGGCCAATATATTGACGATGGTGCCGTAAACTTAGCAATGCAGGTTTATGTAAATAACCATATTTTTCTAGATGAAGATATCTTATTACCCTATTACTGCCAACCGAAAGTAGAGATTGGTCGCTTTCAAAATACGGCAGTAGAAATTAACCAAGACTATGTTGATGACAACGATATTAAAGTCGTACGCCGTGATACAGGTGGTGGCGCAGTTTACGTTGATGATGGCGCCGTGAACGTATGTTGTATTCTAGAACAAGATACGTCTATTTATGGCGACTTCCAACGTTTCTATCGCCCTGCTATTCAAGCGCTTCATAATTTAGGCGCAACAGACGTCATTCAAAGCGGTCGTAACGACTTAGCATTGAATGATAAGAAAATTTCTGGTGCCGCTATGACGATATTGAATAATCGTATTTATGGTGGTTACTCTTTATTACTAGATGTTGATTACGAAGCTATGGTTAAAGTGTTGAAACCTAACCGTAAGAAGATTGAATCGAAAGGCATTAAATCTGTACGCGCTCGAGTCGGTCAAATCCGCGATTCACTAGATCCGAAATATAAAGATATTACAATTGAAGAATTTAAAAATCTAATCATCACGCAAATTATGGGCATCGATGATATTAAAGATGCCAAACGTTATGAATTAACCGACGAAGATTGGGCTGGCATCGATAAATTAGTCGCTGAAAAGTATGATAATTGGGAATGGAACTATGGTCGTTCTCCAAGATATGAATATAACCGTAACGACCGCTTTAATTGTGGCACGATTGATATTACATTATCTATTGAACATAACCGTATTGCTGAATGTCGTATTTATGGCGATTTCTTTGGCCAAGGTAATATACATGATGTTGAAGACCATTTAGTTGGCACACGTATGGTTAAAGCAGATTTACTTGAACGCTTAAACAATATCGATTTAAACTTCTACTTTGGTAACATCACAGCAGAAGAATTTACCGACTTTATTTTAAGTTAA